In the Drosophila takahashii strain IR98-3 E-12201 chromosome 3R, DtakHiC1v2, whole genome shotgun sequence genome, one interval contains:
- the LOC108060189 gene encoding uncharacterized protein yields the protein MCKKFHILKKLNICTKYRACIFWACINIVVGIAFIPLIMEFVKQQKLPLSVLVIGCICGATFIISGFMLLIGVLKGFRCLVCSSLVFCGIGIFFTHWLIIPLVLYFIFSFVVYNYYQVDMSPDDRYRVPRRFS from the exons ATGTGCAAGAAgtttcacattttaaaaaaattgaatatttgcACTAAATACAGGGCTTGCATTTTCTGGGCATGTATCAACATAGTCGTTGGAATCGCTTTTATTC CTCTTATCATGGAGTTCGTAAAGCAGCAGAAGCTGCCACTTTCAGTGCTTGTGATTGGATGTATTTGTGGAGCAACATTTATTATATCTGGTTTCATGCTATTAATTGGTGTCTTAAAG GGCTTTCGATGTTTGGTCTGCTCATCCTTAGTTTTCTGTGGCATAGGTATTTTCTTTACTCACTGGTTGATAATTCCTTTAG tcctttattttattttctcttttgTTGTGTACAACTACTACCAAGTAGATATGTCGCCTGATGATCGCTATAGAGTGCCAAGACGCTTTtcataa